The DNA region ACATAATGATAAAACCATAGCTGATGCTATGTGTCATTACTTGGAGAGTAATAATATAAAGTGCTGGATAGCACCCAGGGACATTCAGGGCGGAGATAAATGGGCACAATCTATAGCTGCAGCGATACCTTCATCTAATATATTTTTGTTAGTATTTTCCTCAAGTTCAAATATATCTGAGCAAGTAATGCGCGAGGTGGAACTGGCAGTGTCTGCCAAACTCATAATATTGCCTGTAAAGATTGAAGATATTATACCAACTGGCGGCATGGCCTACTATTTGGCATCTGTGCACTGGATAGACGCAGTAGGGGATAAAAACGAAAGAAAGATAAAAACACTTTCGGATAAGATTAAAACCATATTACTGAAAGTGGAAAAGCCAAAAGAACAGGTAAAAGGAAAAAAACTCAAAATAAATGTGCCCTTATGGATTTCCTTAGCAGTTGCAATTATTATATTAACTAGTATTTTGCTGTTTGCTTTTAGAAATAGTATATTCAATTTATCTCAGAACATGTCTGAAACAATAGAGAGTGAGCCATCTACATTTGCAAATGAGGTTGCAGCACAAACCACGGAAGGGATCACTGAGATAACCCCCGCTACAACAGTTTTTGAATCAATACCTAAATATACAGATGATGCAAATCTATCACTTAATACCGTTGTCAATATTCCCGATAATTCGTTACGCTCGTGTATAATGGAAACATTTGCAAATATGGCAATATACATAGAAGATCAAATAACAATTGGCGATATGCAAAAGTTAAATTCATTAATTATAGTATCAACGACTGAGGATGCGCCACAAGAAGATAATTTTACTCGTATCCCATATGTAATAAGCAATTCAGCTATAGAGACTCTGGAAGGTCTTGAGTATGCTAATAACTTACAAACTCTTATTATATCAGGGCAAAGCATAAGTGACATAAGCCCCCTTATGCAAATATCAGCACTTAAGTATATCGATTTAAGTAATAATGAGATAGCAGATATTAGCCCATTAAATACAAATGTTCATATAGATTACCTAAATCTTGGGATGAACAAAATACAAAATATTGATAATATCGGATTATTTTATAAACTTAATTGGTTAGACTTATCTGGAAACCTAATTGTAGATATTAGTCCACTTTCACAGTTATGGTCATTGCAAGGACTTAAAATAGATGATATGAATATATATGTTCTTACATCTCTTGAAACCTTGGAAAATTTAGAATACTTGTCAGTTTCAAAAAACCCAATTACAAGTTTTATGGCTATTAGAACTTTAAATAATTTATACGAACT from Candidatus Delongbacteria bacterium includes:
- a CDS encoding TIR domain-containing protein yields the protein MAHDVFISYSHNDKTIADAMCHYLESNNIKCWIAPRDIQGGDKWAQSIAAAIPSSNIFLLVFSSSSNISEQVMREVELAVSAKLIILPVKIEDIIPTGGMAYYLASVHWIDAVGDKNERKIKTLSDKIKTILLKVEKPKEQVKGKKLKINVPLWISLAVAIIILTSILLFAFRNSIFNLSQNMSETIESEPSTFANEVAAQTTEGITEITPATTVFESIPKYTDDANLSLNTVVNIPDNSLRSCIMETFANMAIYIEDQITIGDMQKLNSLIIVSTTEDAPQEDNFTRIPYVISNSAIETLEGLEYANNLQTLIISGQSISDISPLMQISALKYIDLSNNEIADISPLNTNVHIDYLNLGMNKIQNIDNIGLFYKLNWLDLSGNLIVDISPLSQLWSLQGLKIDDMNIYVLTSLETLENLEYLSVSKNPITSFMAIRTLNNLYELDITDCNITEAYSLKFCRTLKRISIGGNDITDMEALLSINTLQEVILTQSMIDENADTIDALIEKGCTITILD